In Lysobacter sp. FW306-1B-D06B, the sequence AGCCAGTGTGTTTCGTGGGCGGGGCAAAATCAAAACGGCGGCGGCCGGCGGGCCGCCGCGGGGGTTACACGGCGTCGGCGCGTTTGGATCCGACTTCCAGGCCGGACTTCAGGCTGGCCTCGACGAACTCGTCCAGGTCGCCGTCCAGCACCTTCTGCGTGTCGCTGCGTTCGATGCCGGTACGCAGATCCTTGATGCGGCTCTGGTCCAGCACGTAGTTGCGGATCTGGCTGCCCCAACCGATGTCGGACTTGGTGGCTTCCACCGCATCGCGCTCGGCGTTGCGCTTCTGGATTTCCAGCTCGTACAACTTCGCCGCGAGCATCTTCATGGCGCGGTCGCGGTTGGCGTGCTGGCTGCGTTCGGTCTGGCACGCCACGACAATGCCGGACGGCACGTGCGTGATGCGCACCGCCGACTCGGTCTTGTTGACGTGCTGGCCGCCCGCGCCGGAGGAGCGGTAGACGTCGGTCTTCAGGTCGGCCGGATTGATCTCGATGTCGATCTTGTCGTCGACTTCCGGCGACACGAACACCGACGTGAAGCTGGTATGCCGGCGGTTGTCCGAATCGAACGGCGACTTGCGCACCAGGCGGTGCACGCCGGTCTCGGTCTTGAGCCAGCCGTAGGCGAAATCGCCTTCCACGCGGATGGTCGCCGACTTGATGCCGGCCACGTCGCCGCCGCTGACTTCCATCAGTTCGGCCTTCCAGCCTCGCGATTCGGCCCAGCGCAGGTACATGCGCAGGAGGATTTCCGCCCAGTCCTGCGCTTCGGTGCCGCCGGCGCCGGCCTGGATGTCGACGAAGGCGTTGGCCGAATCCATCTTGCCGGAGAACATGCGCTGGAACTCGAGCTTCTCGACGTCCTTCGCGTAGCGATCGACGTCGTCCACCACGGCCAGCGCGGTGCCTTCGTCGTTCTCCATTTCGGCCAGTTCCAGCAGTTCGCCGGCGCCGACCAGGCCGTCGGTGAGGGTGCGGATGCCGACGACGACCTTCTCGAGCGAAGAGCGCTCGCGGCCCAGCGATTGGGCGCGCTCCGCGTCGTTCCAGACGTCGGGGCTTTCCAGTTCGCGGTTTACTTCTTCGAGACGTTCGACTTTGGCGTCGTAGTCAAAGATACCCCCTGAGCGCATCCAGCCGGCCCGTGAGGTCGGCGATGCGCTGGCGGACGGGATTGAGCTCGATCATGTCCGGTGCGAGATTGGATCAAAGGAACCGGCGATTCTAACAGAGCGCGCAATCCCTCCCCTCCTGCGGGAGAGGGACAGGCCGCCGACGGCGGCGGAACCGCGCGGACGGACGAGGATCGAGCAACGCCGCCGCTTTCAGCGGAACCGGAACGGTCCCGGCCGCCAGCCGCTGTCGGAATAGCGGCTCACCGGGCCGTAGCTGCTGCTGCCGCCGTAGCCGGTTCCGAAGCCGCTGCCGAACCCTCCGCGGAAATCGCGCGAGCGGCGCTGGTGCATGCGGTCCTGCAATTCCTCCCGCCGGTTTTCGAGCCAGTCCGCGCGCCCCACCGTGGCCGGGTCGAGTTTGCGGCGATCGGCTTCGCGCTGGCGGAAGTCGCAGAAGTCGTTGTAGGCCTCGATCTCGTGCTTCAGCTCGCGCGCGCACAGTTCGATCATGATCGCGTCGTCGATGAAGCCCAGCACCGGCACGTTGTCCGGGATCGCGTCGCCGGCGGAGACGAAGTAGGCCAGCGCCGAACGCACGTTCGCCGCGTCGGCTTCCGACAGCGCCCAGGCCTCGTCGCGCAGCATCGCGATCAGTGCATCGAGCATCTCCAGCCGGTCCTTCACGAACTGCGGCGGCTTGCTCTGCTGCGCCTTCATCGCCAGCGCGACGGCGGCCTCCACGACCTGGGCATTGCTCTTGTCCGCGGCTTCCTGCCGGGCACTCTCGACGATGCCGGCAAAGTGCTGCAGGTCCTCGTCGGACAGGTCGATGTTGATGGTCAACGGCATGGCACGGAACTCCTGGGCGGGGCGGAGGCTGTTCAGCCTAGGTGCGCCAATGTTGCCGTCGCGTCAAATCCGCCCGCTCAGGCGAACCCGGCCCGCTCGCGCAGCGCCTCGCGATGGCGCCGGCTGCACGGCAGGACGGTGCCGTCGGCGAGGTGGACGCGGGCATCGCCGGTGTCCAGCGGCTCGATCGAGGCCACCTGCCCCAGGTTCACCATGTAGCTGCGGTGGATCCGGGCGAACCGCGACGGGTCCAGGCGCTCCTCGATGGTCGCCATCGTGCTGCGCAGCGGGTAGTCGTGGCCGCGCACGCGCAGGTTCACGTAGTTGCCCGAGGCCTGCAGCCATTCCACGTCCATCGCGGCGACGAGGAACTCGCGCCCCAGCTTGCGAACCAGGAAGCGTTCGGGCCGCTCGACCGGCTCGACGGGCGGGCCTTCGTCCGGTTCGCCCAGCAGGCTGGCCTCGCCCTGCCAGCGGCGGCGGATGAAGCGGTAGCCCTCGATGATGACGACCATGCCGGCATAGCTGCGCACGTCCTTGAGGTACTCGTAGATCAGCTGGCGCGGCCAGGAACCGAAGTCGTAATCGCCGCCCTGCCAGGCATAGACGGCCTCGCGAATGGCGACCATCCCGACCACGTGGACCAGGCAGAACACCACGCTGCCCAGCACATGCCACGGCAGGGCCCGGCGCCAGCTGTCCCAGTGGAACGGAACCCGCCGGGTGAACCAGACCACCGCCGGCACCAGGGCCAGCATCAGGATCCCGCTCGACCACTCCCAGGTCACCGGCTCCCAGGCGGCGAACCCGAGGCCCGAGTTCTCGATGTCGATCAGCACCGTGATGCTGTTGGCGACCGCGTTGATGCAGGTCATCACGACCCAGAAGCCAACCTCGAACACGCGCCGCCAGCGATCGGAGCGGAAGGGGCCGGCAGTGGTCGTCGCAATGGGCGCATTCATCGTCCGGATTCTAGGCGCGATCGGTCCCTGCCTCCCCGCGATTCGTCCCAAGCGGCCGCCGGTTGGTCACTTTGCGCTGGGAACGGCGCCTGGCGCGGCCAACAGTGCGGGCATCCCACACCAAGGACGCACCGCCATGGAACGCCGCTACTTTCTGGACTGGGTCCGCATCGGCGCCTTCGCGCTGCTCGTGCTGTACCACGTGGGCATGTACTACGTGACCTGGGACTGGCACGTCAAAAGCCCGTTCGCGGGCGACGCGCTCGAGCCGTTCATGATGATGACCTCGCCCTGGCGGCTGTCGCTGCTGTTCTTCATCTCCGGCGTGGCCAGTGCGTACCTGCTGGGCAAGGGCGAAGACGGTTTCCTTCGCCGCCGTTCGTGGCGGCTGCTGGTGCCGCTGGTGTTCGGCATGGTGGTGATCGTCACCCCGCAGGCGTACTACGAGGTGGTGGAGAAGTTGCCCGGCGGCTACCACGATGGCTATCTCGCCTTCTGGGGCCGGTACCTGTCGAACGACCCGACTTTCTGCCGCGATGGCGACTGCCTCGACGTGCCGACCTGGAACCACCTGTGGTTCGTCGTCTACCTGTGGGCCTATACCGTGGTGCTGTGCCTGTTGCGCTGGACGACGCGCGGCAAGCTGTCCGGACTGAAGGCGCGGGTGGTCGCGGCGATGTCCGGCTGGGGTCTTCTGGTCTGGCCGATCGTCTTCCTGGTGGTCGTGCGCGTGGCGCTGGTGGGCCGCTTTGAATCCACCCACGCGCTCGTCGACGACTGGTACAACCACGCCCAGTACCTGCCGCAATTCCTGCTGGGCTACGCGGTGGCGCGATCGCAGACGGTGTGGGATCGCTTCGCTGCGCTGCGGTGGCCGGCCGCCGCGCTTTCCGTCGCCGGTTACGTCTTCATCGTCTGGTACTTCGGCACGTTCAACGACGATGCGACACCGCCGCCGGAAGCGCTGCGCATGGTCCAGCGCTGCATCTGGGGCCTGTTCCAGTGGAGCGCCATCGTCGCCATCGTCGGTTTCGCCGCGCACTGGAAACCCGGCGACAGCCCGGCGCGGCGCTACCTCACCGAGGCCGTGTTTCCGGTCTACATCCTCCACCAGACGATCATCGTCGTGCTCGCCCACAACCTGCAGCCGCTGGGCCTGCGCCCGGTCGTCGAAGGCCCGATGCTGGTGGCCGTCACGCTGGCGCTGTGCTTTGCGGGATTCGAGATCGTGCGACGTGTGGGCGTGCTGCGGCCGTTGTTCGGGCTGGGACCGCGGACGCCACGGCAGGCGACGCGCGAAACTGTCGGTGCGCCTGCCTGACAGCAGGCTCCTGGCGGGCAGAGCATCGGCGAGCGGCGACGCGGACGAGCCCACGCGATTCGACGGTGGCATCCTGGCGACCCGATGGGATGCGATGCATCGTCTGCGACCTAGTCGCCGCCGTGTGTGACACGCGGGCAAGGCCTCACAACGCGCCAACATGCAACGGCGACACGCTCGAGCCCGACGACGCGCGGCAGGCGCTGCGTGCCACCCGCACCCGGCAACAGGCCCAGGTTCACCTCCGGCAAGGCGATCTGCGCGTCGCGCTCCGCCACGCGGTAGTGGCATCCCAGCGCGAGCTCCAGCCCACCGCCCATCGCCACCGAGTGGATCGCGGCGACGACCGGTTTGGGCGAGGATTCGATCGTCCGGATCACCGTATGCAGGCTCGGTTCGCGCTGCGCGTCCGGCGAGTCGAACTCGCGGATGTCGGCGCCGCCGGAAAAGGCGTTGCCCTGCCCATGTATCACGATGGCCTTCACCGCCCCGTCGGCCAGGGCGCGCTGCATGCCGTCGACGATGCCGCGTCGCGTGCGGTATCCCAGTCCGTTGACGGGCGGGTTGTCGAGTGTGATGACCGCGACCTCGTCGCGAGTCTCGTAGTGCGCTGTCATTGCGGGTTCCATGATGCGTCGATAGCGGCGCCGGTGGCACCGCGCGAATGCGGGAACAGCAAGGTGGACTGCTCCGCATCTACCTGCATCGAGTTAAGCAGCTTTTCCGGCGCGAACTCCCCCCCTTAGGAGGGGGCCTGTGACATCGGTTGCCCGAACGACGCCCGGCAAAGACTGTGCCGTCAGGAATAGAGCGAGAGTCGTGTTTCGCTCGCGACGAGAATCGTGCAGTCAGGGCGATCGGCGGCCGACCGCTCGCCGTTCAAGGCGCACGTATCGTCCGCATTCGGATGCCCTACGCAATCCCGTCGACGCTTTCGCGATGGACGACGATCAGTTGCACGGCGTCGCCTCCGCGGTAATCGTCCGTTTCCAGCCGATACGCGATGCGCACGCGCGCGGGCGGCGCAAGTCCGGTCCAGCCGCCGAACTCGATCGCGTTGAGGCGACGCCCTGCGAGGCCGAGTTCGAGTTTCAGATGCCGCTCGCCAACGACCCGCCAACCGATCACATCGAACTCGCCGTCGAACTGAGGCTCGCCGAAACCCTGCCCCCACGGCCCGCCGTCGCGCAGCGCTTCGGCGCTGGCGCGGCAGAATTCGTCGGCCACCAGTTCACCGTCGCTGAGCAGTTCGGCCTGCAGAAGTTCGGGCGTGAGCATGGCCGCGGCGCATTCCCTGAAGGCCTGTGCGAACGCCGCGAACGCCTCCGCGCGCAGCGACAGGCCCGCGGCCATCGCATGCCCACCGAAGCGTTCGATCAGATGCGGATGACGCGCGTGCACGTCGGCCAGCGCGTCGCGGATGTGGAAGCCCGGGATCGAGCGCGCGGAGCCGCGCAGCGAATCGCTGCCCGGCTCGGCCGGCGCGAACGCAATGACGGGACGGTGCAGCCGCTCCTTCATCTTCGAAGCGACCAGGCCGACCACGCCCGGATGCCATTCGGCATCGAACAGGCACACCGCCGCCGGAGCGTCGCCCTCGCCCATCGCCACGCGGCCGAGTGCGCGTTCGGCGTCATCGGTCATCTGCTGCTGCACGGCGCGGCGCTCGCTGTTGATCTCGTTGAGCGTGGCGGCGATGTCGCGCGCCCGCGCGAGGTCGTCGGTGAGCAGGCATTCGATGCCCAGCGCCATGTCTTCCAGGCGCCCGGCCGCATTGAGTCGCGGGCCGACGGCGTAGCCGATGTCGGTGGCGGTCAGACGGCCGGCATCGCGCTGCGACACTTCGATCAGCGCCTTCAATCCCGCGCAGCCGTGACCCGCGCGCAGGCGTCGCAGTCCCGCACCGACGAGCGCGCGGTTGTTCGCATCCAGCGGCACCACGTCGGCGACCGTACCGACAGCGACGAGGTCGAGCAGCACCTGCAGGTCCGGCTCGCGTCCGTCGAACGCACCGCGTTCGCGAAGGTGCCGGCGCAATGCGAGCAGCACGTAGAACATCACGCCGACGCCGGCCAGGCATTTGCTCGGGAATGCGTCGCCGCGCAGGTTCGGATCGACGATGGCATCGGCCGGCGGCAGGTGTTCGCCCGGAAGGTGGTGATCGGTCACCAGCACCTGCCAGCCGCGCGCCTTCGCCGCCGTGATGCCGGCATGGCAGGCGATGCCATGGTCGACGGTGACCAGCAGGTCGGGCTGCAGCGCCGCCAGTTCCTCCACCAGCGCCGGCGACAAGCCATAGCCGTGCACGATGCGATTGGGCACCGCGTGCGAAACGCGCCGCGCGCCGAGCATGCGCAAGCCGCGCACGCCGACCGCGCAGGCAGTGGCGCCGTCGCAGTCGAAATCGCCGACGACTACGATGTGCCTGTCGTGCGCGATGGCGTCGGCAAGCAGGACCGTCGCCGCGTCCAGGCCACCGAGCAGTTCCGGCGGATGCAGGTTCGTCAGGCGCGGCTGCGCGAGCTCGGGCGTGGTCGCGCCGCGCGCGGCGTAGAGGCGGCGCAGCAGCGCGGGCATCGAATCGGGCCACTGCCCCGGGTCGACGCACTCGCGGCGCCGCAGGCGCGCGACCGGCTTCATGCGGCAGACGCGACGAAGGACACCAGCGGGCGACGCCAGAAGCGCCAGCGCTGCGAGCGCGTGATGTCGTAGCGCGTGCCGTCGTCGAATTCGAAGCGAAGCTGCGCAAGCGCGCTGTCGGCGACGGCCTTCAGCAGGGGCGCGAACCATGCGCCCTCGAGCAGGGCGAGATCGCGCGAGTCGCGCAGGTCGATGAGCGTGTTCCCGCTGGCGGCATCGCCATTCCACGACGATGCCCTGGCGGTGACGTGCACGCCGCCGAGTACGGCCAGCGCCGTCAGGGTCTCGTCATCACTGGCGATGCGCGTGTACGTCGACTGCACGCGATCGGGCAGCGCGCCCGCGCCCCAGAACCACAACGAGTTCACCGGCGCCAGCCCGGCCGCTGCGCGCTGCGCGTTGAGCGGATGGTTGTGCAGCACGACCTGCGCTTCGCTGAGCAATGCACGCCAGCGGCGGCCTTCGGGGCCCTGCGGCAACTCATCGAAGAGATCGGCGCCGAGGGCCTGCTCGGGCGAAGTGAACGCAGGCAGCTTCGCGCCCATCGGCAAGCGCAGGTACCAGCGCGATGGAACGGGCGCGTCGATCGGAAAGCCCGCGTCGCCGAACAACGGCTTGAGCGGTTTCAGCAGTGCGGCTGCGTCGGTCGCGGTCAGACCCAGCGCCTGCCCGTAGGACAGCAGGCGTGCGCCGTTGATGTCGGGCTGCACGTAGGCCGGATCCGCACGCAGCCAGGCGGCGTGCGCGGCGTCGCCGGCATCGCGTTGACGCGAGGCGGCCGCGACGGGCCAGCCGCGCGGCAGCACATCGAGAATGTCGGAGAGCGCATCGCCGCCGCGCTCGCTGCGATCGCCGCGCGCCAGCGCCTTGCCGGTGGACTCCGACAGACGCTGGCCGCCAAAGCGCTCGCGCGGCGGCAGCAGCAGCGTGATCACTCTGCCGCTCTCAGCCGGCGGCGTAGCTGACGCCGACGATTTCGTACTCCCGGGTGCCGCCGGGCGCATCGATGGTGATCGTGTCGCCTTCGTGCTTGCCGATCAGCGCACGCGCCACCGGCGAGGAGATCGCGATCAGGCCCAGCTTGATGTCGGCTTCCAGGTCGCCAACGATCTGGTAGCGGCGCTCTTCGTCGGTTTCCGTGTCGGCCAGTTCGACCGTCGCGCCGAACACCACGCGCGAGCCGGCGTTGAGCGAGGACACGTCGATCACCTGCGCGTGCGACAGCTCGGCTTCCAGCTGCTTGATGCGGCCTTCGATGAAGCCCTGCTGTTCGCGGGCGGCGTGGTACTCGGCGTTTTCCTTGAGGTCGCCGTGCGCGCGCGCTTCGGAGATCGCGTTGATCACCGCCGGGCGCTTGACCGACTTCAATTCTTCCAGCTCGGCGCGCAGTCGCTGTGCGCCCTGAAGGGTAAGGGGTGCTCGCATTGCTTGTTCTTCCTGTTGCCGGGCTCGGTTCCCGGCAGTCCGTTATGCGGATTCTCTATCAGATGACGGTCAGGGCGAAAGCCGCATTCGCCCCGAGCCGTCATTCCCGCGAAGGCGGGAACCCAACTGTCCGCGCCATTCCGGCTTCCGCCGGGGGTGACGCCCTCAGGCTTGAATCCCCGCCATCCCGGGGATGCCAGGATCGTAGCCGGGGTGAGCGAAGCGCACCCGGGATCGCCGTCACGCGCCCTGAACCCGGGTGCGCGTCGCTTACCCGGGCTACAAAAGCGCGACGCTTACGCCGCGCCCTGCACTTCCGCGTGCAGTTCCTGCAGCGACCACACCGGGCCGGTGCCGCGGAACTCCAGCGAACTCACCAGCGCACGCGCGCCCGACACGGTGGTCGAGTACGTCACGCGGTGCTGCAATGCTTCGCGGCGGATCGAGAACGAGTCGTTGATGGCCTGGCGGCCTTCGGTCGTGTTGACGATGTAGACGATCTCACCATTCTTGATCAGGTCGACCACGTGCGGACGGCCTTCGGTCACCTTGTTGATGCGCTCGCACTCCAGGCCCTGCGCGGTCAGGAAGGCGTGCGTGCCTTCGGTGGCGACCAGCGCGTAGCCGCGCTTGATCAGGTCCTGCGCCACGGTCAGCACGCGCTGCTTGTCCGGATCGCGCACCGAGACGAACACCTTGCCGCCCTGCGGCAGCGCCTTGATGCCGCCGGCTTCCTGCGCGCGCGCCATCGCGGCGCTGAAGCTGCGGCCCACGCCCATCACTTCGCCGGTGGAACGCATCTCCGGGCCGAGGATCGGGTCCACGCCCTGGAACTTGGCGAACGGGAAGATCGCTTCCTTGACCGAGTAGTAGTCCGGCACGATCTCCTTCGTCGCGCCCTGCGCGGCCAGCGTCTGGCCGACCATGCAGCGCGCGGCGATCTTCGCCAGCGCCATGCCCGTGGCCTTGGACACGAACGGCACCGTGCGCGAGGCGCGCGGGTTCACTTCGATCAGGTAGATGGTCTCGTCGCCGTTCTCGTCGAAGGTGATCGCGAACTGCGTGTTCATCAGGCCCACGACCTTGAGCGACTTGGCCAGCGCGACGACCTGCTCGCGCAGCTTGTCCTGCACCGCCGGGCTCAGCGAGTACGGCGGCAGCGAGCACGAGGAGTCGCCCGAGTGCACGCCGGCTTCCTCGATGTGCTCCATCACGCCGCCGATCAGCACGTTGCCGTCCTTGTCGGCGATGACGTCGACGTCCACTTCCACCGCGTTGTCGAGGAAGCGGTCCAGCAGCACCGGCGAGTCGTTGGACACCTTCACCGCATCGCGCATGTAGCGCTTGAGGTCGGCGTCGCCGTGGACGATTTCCATGGCGCGACCGCCGAGCACGTAGCTCGGGCGCACGACCAGCGGGTAGCCGATCTGCGAGGCGAGCACGACGGCTTCTTCCGGATTGCGCGCGGTGCGGTTGAGCGGCTGCGCCAGGCCCAGGTCCTGCACCAGCTTCTGGAAACGCTCGCGGTCTTCGGCCAGGTCGATGCTGTCGGGCGTGGTGCCGATGATCGGCACGCCGTTGGCTTCCAGCGCGCGCGCCAGCTTCAGCGGCGTCTGGCCGCCGTACTGCACGATCACGCCCTTGGGCTTCTCCAGGTCGGCGATTTCCAGCACGTCTTCCAGCGTGAGCGGCTCGAAGTACAGGCGGTCGGAGGTGTCGTAGTCGGTGGATACGGTTTCCGGGTTGCAGTTGACCATGATGGTCTCGTACCCGTCCTCGCGCAGGGCGAGCGCCGCGTGCACGCAGCAGTAGTCGAACTCGATGCCCTGACCGATGCGGTTGGGGCCGCCGCCGAGCACGATGATCTTGTCGCGGTTGCTCGGATTGGCCTCGCACTCGTCTTCGTACGTCGAGTACATGTACGCGGTGGTGGTGGCGAACTCCGCCGCGCACGAGTCCACGCGCTTGTACACCGGACGCACCCCGAAGGCGCGGCGCAGCGTGCGAACGGCGGTCTCGTCGGTGCCGGTGAGCTGCGCCAGGCGCGCGTCGGAGAAGCCCATGCGCTTGAGCTCGCGCATGCGCGACTTGTCGAGCGCCGACAGGCCGGCTTCGGCGACGGACTTCTCGTTGGCGATGATCTCCTCGATCTGATCGAGGAACCACGGATCGACGAACGACATCGCGTGCACGTCTTCCACGCTCATGCCGGCGCGGAACGCATCGCCGATGTGGAACATGCGCTCCGGACCCGGCTCCTTCAGTTCGCGCTTGAGCTTGGCGATGTCCTCTTCGCTGGACAGGTCCAACCCGGTGGGGTCGAGGCCGACCTTGCCGGTTTCCAGCCCGCGCAGCGCCTTCTGCAGCGATTCCTGGAAGGTGCGGCCCATCGCCATCACCTCGCCCACGGACTTCATCTGCGTGGTCAGGCGCGCGTCGGCCTGCGGGAACTTCTCGAAGGCAAAGCGCGGGATCTTGGTGACGACGTAGTCGATGCTCGGTTCGAACGACGCCGGCGTCAGACCGCCGGTGATCTCGTTCTTCAGCTCATCCAGCGTGTAGCCCACGGCGAGCTTGGCGGCGACCTTGGCGATCGGGAAGCCGGTGGCCTTCGACGCCAGCGCCGAGGAGCGCGACACGCGCGGGTTCATCTCGATGACGACGACGCGGCCGTCGTGGGCGTTGATGCCGAACTGCACGTTCGAGCCGCCGGTGTCCACGCCGATCTTGCGCAGCACGGCGATGGAGGCATCGCGCAGGCGCTGGTATTCCTTGTCGGTGAGCGTCTGCGCCGGGGCGACGGTGATCGAGTCGCCGGTGTGCACGCCCATCGCGTCGAAGTTCTCGATCGAGCACACGATGATGCAGTTGTCCTTGGTGTCGCGGACCACCTCCATCTCGAATTCCTTCCAGCCCAGCACCGATTCCTCGACGAGGATCTCGTGCACGGGCGAGAGCTCGAGGCCGCGCTTGGCGATCTCTTCGAACTCTTCCTTGTTGTAGGCGATGCCGCCGCCCGTACCGCCCAGCGTGAAGGAGGGACGGATGATCGTCGGGTAACCGACCTTGGTCTGAATCTCCACCGCCTGCTCGAACGTGCGCGCGACTTCGGCCTTCGGGCATTCCAGGCCGATCTCGGACATGGCGACGCGGAACAGCTCGCGGTCCTCGGCCATGCGGATGGCGTCGCGCGAGGCGCCGATCAGTTCGACGTTGTACTTCTCGAGCACGCCGTTGTCGGCCAGGTCCAGTGCGCAGTTGAGCGCGGTCTGGCCGCCCATCGTCGGCAGCAGTGCGTCGGGCTTTTCCTTGGCGATGATCTTCTCGACCGTCTGCCAGTTGATCGGCTCGATGTACACGGCGTCGGCCATGTTCGGGTCGGTCATGATCGTGGCCGGGTTGCTGTTGACCAGCACCACGCGATAGCCCTCGTCGCGCAGGGCCTTGCAGGCCTGTGCGCCGGAGTAGTCGAACTCGCAGGCCTGGCCGATCACGATCGGGCCGGCGCCGATGATCAGGACGGTTTTGATGTCGGTGCGCTTGGGCATGGGGGTCCTCAGTAAAGTCGTTCCTGCCACGCGGCGGGCGCGAGCCAGGTGATCTGGTCGGGCGATCGGGCGTCGATCGCACCGTTCTTCACGGCAGCAAGCACGGCCTGCTGCATGGCGTTCCAGCTGTCGGCGGCCGCGCCTATGCGCGCGCCGAGCCGGTTGTTGTGCGCATCCATCGCACGGGCCGCGTTGCCCTGTCCGTCGTCCTCCATCACCGCCGTCACCCAGTCCACGCAACGCGGAGACAGTGTGTAGGCGACGATGGCGCTGGCGAGCGAGTGGCGGTACGCATCGGCCGGGCCGTTGCGACCGCCGGGCAAACCCACGGCGAAGAACTGCGAGTACGTGGCCACCAGCACGAACGCCGGATAGGCGCCCAGCACCACCGCGAGAACGAAAACCTTGCGCCAGTGGCGCTTCCCGCGGATCGGCTTGGTGGCCGTGTCGCTCACTTGGCCTGCTGCATCGAGGCGACGAACCGGTCGAACAGCGGCGCCACGTCGTGCGGGCCCGGGCTGGCTTCCGGATGGCCCTGGAAGCTGAAGGCCGGCGCGTCGGTGAGCTCGATGCCCTGGTTGGTGCCGTCGAACAGCGAACGGTGGATCACGCGCACGTTCGCCGGCAGCGTCGCTTCGTCGACGGCGAAGCCGTGGTTCTGCGAGGTGATCATCACGCGCTTGGTGTCGAGGTCCTGCACCGGATGGTTCGCGCCGTGGTGGCCGTGGCCCATCTTCACCGTCTGCGCGCCGGCGGCCAGCGCCAGCAGCTGGTGGCCCAGGCAGATGCCGAAGGTCGGGATCTTGGCCGCGATGAATTCCTTGATGGCCGCGATGGCGTAGTCGCACGGCGCCGGATCGCCCGGGCCGTTGGACAGGAACACGCCGTCGGGCTTGAGCGCGAAGACCTCCGACGCGGGCGTCTTCGCCGGAACGACCGTGAGCTTGCAGCCGCGCTCGGCCAGCATGCGCAGGATGTTGTGCTTCACGCCGTAGTCGTAGGCGACGACGTGGAACTTCGGATCGGCCTTCACGAACTCGTTGCGGTCCAGGTCGAGCTGACCGTCGCGCCACTCGTAGCGCTCGCGCGTGGTGACTTCCTTCGCCAGGTCCATGCCCTTCAGGCCGGGGAACTTGCGGGCGGCTTCAAGCGCCTTGTCGACGTCGAGGCGCTCTCCAGGAGCCGCGCCGGCCATCAGCGCACCGTTCTGCGCGCCCTTCTCGCGCAGGATGCGCGTGAGCTTGCGGGTGTCGATATCGGCGATGGCGACGATGCCGCGGGCCTTGAGCCACTCCGGCAGCGAGACCTGGCTGCGCCAGTTGCTCGGACGACGCGGGACGTTGCGCACGATCAGGCCGGCAGCCCACGCGCGGGCGGCTTCGTCGTCCTGATCGGTGCAACCGGTATTGCCGATGTGCGGATACGTCAGGGTCACCAGCTGTCGTGCGTACGACGGGTCGGTGAGGATTTCCTGATAGCCGGTGATGGCCGTGTTGAATACGACTTCGCCGACCGAAAGGCCGGGCGCGCCTACGGAAACGCCCTCGAAGAGGGTTCCGTCTTCGAGCGCGAGGATTGCGGGTTGGGTCACGGGGATCGCCTTGGCTGCCGGGGGGTGCTGACCCTTCCCGTCGCGCAGACACCGGCAAAACCGGCTTGCAGCAAAGCGCGGACGCGGTGCGGGACCGGTCCGACGGAAGGGGTTCAGGCGAGCCGGAATTCTAGCGGCCCAAGGCCGGTAACGCCAGCGTCATCTGCGCCGGAAGCGTCAATCTGACGGATTCCGGCAAGCTCGTTCAGGCGAGCAGATCGCGCAGGCGGTAGCGCCCCGGGGCGCGCCCGGCCAGCTTCGCGGCCGCGTGAAGGGCGCCGCGGGCAAAGATGTCGCGGTTGGTGGCGCGGTGGATCAGCTCGATCCGCTCGCCTGGGGCCGTGAACTGCACCAGGTGCTCGCCGACG encodes:
- the recJ gene encoding single-stranded-DNA-specific exonuclease RecJ, producing MKPVARLRRRECVDPGQWPDSMPALLRRLYAARGATTPELAQPRLTNLHPPELLGGLDAATVLLADAIAHDRHIVVVGDFDCDGATACAVGVRGLRMLGARRVSHAVPNRIVHGYGLSPALVEELAALQPDLLVTVDHGIACHAGITAAKARGWQVLVTDHHLPGEHLPPADAIVDPNLRGDAFPSKCLAGVGVMFYVLLALRRHLRERGAFDGREPDLQVLLDLVAVGTVADVVPLDANNRALVGAGLRRLRAGHGCAGLKALIEVSQRDAGRLTATDIGYAVGPRLNAAGRLEDMALGIECLLTDDLARARDIAATLNEINSERRAVQQQMTDDAERALGRVAMGEGDAPAAVCLFDAEWHPGVVGLVASKMKERLHRPVIAFAPAEPGSDSLRGSARSIPGFHIRDALADVHARHPHLIERFGGHAMAAGLSLRAEAFAAFAQAFRECAAAMLTPELLQAELLSDGELVADEFCRASAEALRDGGPWGQGFGEPQFDGEFDVIGWRVVGERHLKLELGLAGRRLNAIEFGGWTGLAPPARVRIAYRLETDDYRGGDAVQLIVVHRESVDGIA
- a CDS encoding phosphoglycerate mutase, with translation MITLLLPPRERFGGQRLSESTGKALARGDRSERGGDALSDILDVLPRGWPVAAASRQRDAGDAAHAAWLRADPAYVQPDINGARLLSYGQALGLTATDAAALLKPLKPLFGDAGFPIDAPVPSRWYLRLPMGAKLPAFTSPEQALGADLFDELPQGPEGRRWRALLSEAQVVLHNHPLNAQRAAAGLAPVNSLWFWGAGALPDRVQSTYTRIASDDETLTALAVLGGVHVTARASSWNGDAASGNTLIDLRDSRDLALLEGAWFAPLLKAVADSALAQLRFEFDDGTRYDITRSQRWRFWRRPLVSFVASAA
- the greA gene encoding transcription elongation factor GreA, translated to MRAPLTLQGAQRLRAELEELKSVKRPAVINAISEARAHGDLKENAEYHAAREQQGFIEGRIKQLEAELSHAQVIDVSSLNAGSRVVFGATVELADTETDEERRYQIVGDLEADIKLGLIAISSPVARALIGKHEGDTITIDAPGGTREYEIVGVSYAAG
- the carB gene encoding carbamoyl-phosphate synthase large subunit, producing the protein MPKRTDIKTVLIIGAGPIVIGQACEFDYSGAQACKALRDEGYRVVLVNSNPATIMTDPNMADAVYIEPINWQTVEKIIAKEKPDALLPTMGGQTALNCALDLADNGVLEKYNVELIGASRDAIRMAEDRELFRVAMSEIGLECPKAEVARTFEQAVEIQTKVGYPTIIRPSFTLGGTGGGIAYNKEEFEEIAKRGLELSPVHEILVEESVLGWKEFEMEVVRDTKDNCIIVCSIENFDAMGVHTGDSITVAPAQTLTDKEYQRLRDASIAVLRKIGVDTGGSNVQFGINAHDGRVVVIEMNPRVSRSSALASKATGFPIAKVAAKLAVGYTLDELKNEITGGLTPASFEPSIDYVVTKIPRFAFEKFPQADARLTTQMKSVGEVMAMGRTFQESLQKALRGLETGKVGLDPTGLDLSSEEDIAKLKRELKEPGPERMFHIGDAFRAGMSVEDVHAMSFVDPWFLDQIEEIIANEKSVAEAGLSALDKSRMRELKRMGFSDARLAQLTGTDETAVRTLRRAFGVRPVYKRVDSCAAEFATTTAYMYSTYEDECEANPSNRDKIIVLGGGPNRIGQGIEFDYCCVHAALALREDGYETIMVNCNPETVSTDYDTSDRLYFEPLTLEDVLEIADLEKPKGVIVQYGGQTPLKLARALEANGVPIIGTTPDSIDLAEDRERFQKLVQDLGLAQPLNRTARNPEEAVVLASQIGYPLVVRPSYVLGGRAMEIVHGDADLKRYMRDAVKVSNDSPVLLDRFLDNAVEVDVDVIADKDGNVLIGGVMEHIEEAGVHSGDSSCSLPPYSLSPAVQDKLREQVVALAKSLKVVGLMNTQFAITFDENGDETIYLIEVNPRASRTVPFVSKATGMALAKIAARCMVGQTLAAQGATKEIVPDYYSVKEAIFPFAKFQGVDPILGPEMRSTGEVMGVGRSFSAAMARAQEAGGIKALPQGGKVFVSVRDPDKQRVLTVAQDLIKRGYALVATEGTHAFLTAQGLECERINKVTEGRPHVVDLIKNGEIVYIVNTTEGRQAINDSFSIRREALQHRVTYSTTVSGARALVSSLEFRGTGPVWSLQELHAEVQGAA